CGGCACCTCTACGACGATGCCGCCCTGGACTTCCACCTGGGTGTGCGAGCGGTCGCCAGCCGGAAACACCACGTCAAGGTAGAGGCTGCTAAAGGGGCCTCGTCCTCCACGGCTACGATCTCTATGGACGCGCCGTTGGCAGCGCTACAGCCCCTCCCCTGCAACTCCTCGCTTGGGACACGGCACACCACGTCCTCCACGCTCATCGTCTCAAGGAGGCCCAGGAACCCCCTAAACACCGCGTAGTCTATGAACCCGGCCAGCAGCGCCGAGGAGGAAACCAGCCGCCCGAACACGCCGAGGCTCAGCCGCCCAGGGGCGAGACTGCTAAGGCGGCACCGGCTCCACGATACCACTCGCCGCGTAGACCAGCATCTCGACAACCTCCCTGGCCGGCCTCCCCGTCGCCCTCACCAGGCTCTCCAGAGCCCTAGCAGCCTCGCCGCCCAGCTCCGGCCGGAGCGAGCCAGCCACACACAGCACCAGAACAATGTATACCCCCTGGACTCAGCTCTATATAGCTCTATATACAGGCCCCCGGGGAAACTATAGGAACACGCCGCCATGCCCCCGAGGCAGGCAGGGCAGACAGCCCCGAGGAAGCCAGCCAGACCCTGAAGGCCTCTCCGGGCCCGGCACAGGCAAGGGTGGCCCGTCGCCCTCTGCGCAGCCGAGGAGCTGCTAGCTGGGTGTCGTGGCGGGTCGAGAACCGTAGGCTCGGGGCAAGGCGGAGCAGTGTCGACGCTGGCGCTGAGACCCGGAAGGAGCTGCAAGAGCTCCTCGACATGCTAGTGTCGAATGCTAGGGCTGGCTCTCGCCGCATATCTCCCTGGCATGTTTTACCCCTTCTTGGTGAGCCCGTAGCTCCTCCTGCCCGGTGCATGGCTCTTCTCCCACGCGAGGCCCATTGCCACGAGTCTCCGGAGAGCCTTGGAGGCCATGCCGCGGGCCTCGCGGGGCAGCCTCCGAGCTACCGCCTCGGGCGGTATATGGCATTTTGTTGAGGCTCCACAGAGGCTGTAGAGGGCGCAGAGCACGGCCCGGAGCATGTAGGGCGGGGGCTTCGGGGTCACACTCAACTCCCCTGGTTCTACCAGAACCATGTAGCTACTTAAGCCTTTCTGGCAGAACAGTTATAGCTCTGCCAGAAACACTCTTCTAGCCCCCCGGGGGAGGCGAGAGTCCCTTGGAGACCCTGCAGGAGGCCCGGCTCCTCGAGGAGCCCCGGGCCGGGAGGAGCGTCACCCTACTCCTCAAAGTGAGGGCGGAGAAGCAGAGGAAACGGCTACGCAACGGCGAGCCTAGAGAGTATGTGGTCTGGCGCGCCACCATCCCAAGGGAGGCCGCCGAGAAGCTGGGCCTAGACCCCGAGGCCGGCGAGGAGCTGTTGGTCGCCACGCTGGAGGTGCCAGACTGGCCCCTCCTACTCCTCTACCACGACCCCCAGACCCGGAGGCTCTGGGACAGGCTACCCCCAGAAGCCAAGGCCAAGGCCTGCAGCCTAGGCCACGCCCCCGAGCAGCTCTGCCGCTACTATCGTACCATAACCGTGATAGCCGGCGAGGAGGAGCTAAAGCGCCTCGGCCTAGAGCCCGGCCAGCCCATAACCCTCCGGGAGCTACTAAAGCGGGCAAGAAACACAAACAACAGCAACAGCCAGGCCGCGACAAAGCAGACAAAAGGCCTCTAACCACGCCCTCCCATAGCCCCGTAGACGAAGAAGACAAGCCACAGAGGCCAACAAAAAGCCCCCAGCTCACCGCCGAACGTCCAACCCCCGGCCCCGGGTTCGGCGAAGAACCCTGCCCGGCCGGCCAAGCCACACCAGGCGCCAAGATACAGAAACACAGCCCGCCGCATCTCAGCGTCCTCCTGGATTCTTCGCGGCGAGGCAATGGAGATGGACTGGGAGAAGTGCAGCCATCCCAAGAAGGCTCAGTGCCATCTAGATTCTTCCCTCTACGGCTTCATATGGCTCTTACCCTGTCCACATAGTACTTGAGGTTTCAGTGTCTTCTTGATTCTTCGCCCATCTCGGCAGCGGCCTCCGCGGCGCGCGGTCTATCTGCCGCGCCAGGACCCAGACGTAGCCTAGGGACTCGCGGTACTCCATAAAGCTCATAGCACGGCCACCCCCAGGCCTATAGGCGGGTGCGCGGCGTGGCGCGTGGAAGGAAGGCTATGACGTGGAGAGAGGCTATAGACTGGGCTATACGGGAGTACCGCGAAGACCTAGACAAGCTCAGAGAATACGACCTCAAGGCCAGGAAGCCAGCCAAGGCCTAGACACCGCTAGCCGTGCTGGATCCTCTGGAGCCAGCGCTTCACCTCCTCGGGGCCCCACTCTCCAGCCGCCACGCGGACGGCCACTCTCCAGACACCGCCTGGCCGAGGAGCCTTCAACGAGTTCTTACGCATGAACGCGGCTAACATGGTGGCTGCCAGCCTCTTGTTGCCGTCTCTCAGCGGATGCCTAGCTATTATCTCGTAGAAGAGCGTGGCCGCTGCAGCGAGCTTCTTCTCCCTGCACGATCCCCTCGTGAAGGCTGCGGCGAACCTAGCAGCCGACACAGCATCCTCCAGAGCCGCCCTCACGGCGACGTGTATATGGTCCTCTGGGTAGATGCGCCTAAGCCTCTCCACTGCGTAGAGAAGCGCCTCCACCGTAGGATAGTATATCCTGCACTTCCTCCTGGACCTTCTACCCTTCCTCTTCCCCGCCACCCGTCTCCACCTCTCCCGCCATCTTCTCGATCTCGGCGTCGTCTACGACGAGGCGCCTCGACTTCGCCAGGGCTGCTAGGAGCATGGCGTAGGCGTCTGGCGGCGGCCCCTCCACGACATCGGCGCGGAGCCACTCGTTCACCGCCGCGTCCGCGAA
The window above is part of the Pyrodictium abyssi genome. Proteins encoded here:
- a CDS encoding Fic family protein, which produces MAGKRKGRRSRRKCRIYYPTVEALLYAVERLRRIYPEDHIHVAVRAALEDAVSAARFAAAFTRGSCREKKLAAAATLFYEIIARHPLRDGNKRLAATMLAAFMRKNSLKAPRPGGVWRVAVRVAAGEWGPEEVKRWLQRIQHG